The Hyalangium ruber genome includes the window GGCGTGCCGCTGGAGGCGCCGCCCATGCCGGGCCGCGTCCGGGTGCTCGGGCCGGACGACAAGCTGCTGGCCGTCGCCGAGGTGGTGCGCGGCCGGCTCAGCTACCTGCGCGTGCTCGCCTGAAAGGGGGAGGCGCGTGGCCCGACCGCTCGACATCACCGTGGTGGTCGCTCCCTCCCTGCGCGGGGCCTTCGAGGGCCGGCAGGTGGTGAACCTGGGCGTGCCCGCCACGGCCCATGTGGGAGACGTGCTGGAGACGCTGCTGCGGCTCTACCCGCGCCTGAACAGCCTGCTGGCGGGGGACAAGGGGCCTCCGGGTGGGCGCTACCTGCACGTGGCGCTGGATGAGCACGCGAGCCGGGAACTGGCTCAGGGGCGGGGAGGGCTCGCTGCTGGACACAAAGTCTTCATCTTCGCCCTGTCCCGTCCTCCAGCGAGCAGCCGGACGAGCCTCGAAGGTTGACCGCCCGTGTAGGTGAAGCTTATAAGCCCCCCCGCTGTTAGTAGGGAAATGCCCGGTCTGTACCCCTCCGCGGACCGCGGCCTCTGAGCAGTTCCACCGGAGTGGGACGTAGAAAAGAGAGAACCATGTCGTTGCATCAGGAACGCAAGAGCGAGCTCGTTACGAAGTTCCGGACCCACGAGACGGACACCGGGTCTCCCGAGGTGCAGGTGGCGCTGCTGTCCGAGCGCATCAACATGCTCACCGAGCACTTCAAGACCCACAAGAAGGACCACCACTCTCGGCGCGGTCTGCTGAAGCTGGTGGGTCAGCGTCGTCGGCTCCTGGACTACCTGAAGACCAAGGACACCGTGCGCTACCGCAAGCTCATCGAGGGCCTCGGTATCCGCAAGTAGGCCTGTAGAACCCGGGGCGCTGGCATTCACCAGCGCCCCGCGCATTTGTTGGTTGTTGGAGAGAGGCGGGGCGAAGCAGGAGCAAGGGCGAGGGTGCTGTCGGAAGTTTTGGTTTCCGTTCGGAGTGGCTGACCGCTGTCGGCCCCCGCGATCAGGGATCAAAATTCCGCAGAATCCCTGCCGGCGCTCTCCAAGCGCCCCAATGTGCAGTCAGACCGCGGTTGCCCGATTCCGCCTGTCCAAGGCCCGGCGACCGCTCATCACCCAAAGCCCTCCGGCACGCGGACCCCACCCTCGCGGGTGCGAGGCGGGACGCGCACGGCAGGGGGCTTTCAGGAAGCAAAGGCAAGGACATGCTGAAGAAGAGCGTCAAGATTGGCGACAGTGAGCTGAGCATTGAAACGGGCCGTCTGGCCAAGCAGGCCGACGGCTCCGTGGTGGTTCGCTACGGCGACACCATGCTGCTGGTCACCGCGGTGAGCGCGCGGGAGAAGAAGGACGTCGACTTCCTGCCCCTCACGGTGGAGTACCAGGAGAAGCTGTACTCGGCGGGCCGCATCCCCGGCAGCTACTTCAAGCGCGAGGGCCGGCTGACGGAGAAGGAGACGCTGGCCAGCCGCCTGGTGGACCGCTCCGCCCGCCCGCTGTTCCCCGAGGGCTACGCGTACGAGACGCAGATCATCGCCGGCGTCATCTCCGCGGACCCGGAGAACGAGGGTGACATTCACGGCATCACCGGCGCCTCGGCGGCGCTGTGGGTGTCGGACATCCCGTTCAACGGCCCCATCGCGGGCATCCGCGTGGGCCGCGTGGAGGGGAAGTTCGTGGCCAACCCCACGGCCAAGCAGCGCGAGCAGAGCGACATCGACCTGGTCATGGCGGTGAGCCGCGAGGCCATCGTGATGGTGGAGGGTGGCGCCGAGGAGGTGAGCGAGGCGGACATGGTGGCCGCGCTCGAGTTCGGCAAGCAGGCCGTGCAGCCCGCGCTGGACATCCAGGACGAGCTGCGCCGCGAGCTGGGCAAGACGGTGCGCTCCTACGAGAAGCAGGCCTCCATCGACGAGGGGCTCAAGGCCAAGGTTCGTGAGCTGGCCTGGGACGGCATCGTCAAGGGCTACACCATCAAGGAGAAGGGCGCTCGCTACGAGACGCTGGGCAAGGCGAAGAAGGAGACCGTCGCCAAGCTCAAGGAGCAGCTGGGCGAGACGTTCACCCCCACCGTGGAGAAGCACGCCAAGCAGGTGGTGGAGGACCTGAAGTACGAGCACATGCGCCAGCTCACCGTGGACGGGGGCCGCATCGGCGCCCGTGGCCACGCGGAGGTCCGCAAGATTACGTGCGAGGTGGGCGTGCTCCCGCGCACCCACGGCAGCGCGGTGTTCACCCGCGGCGAGACGCAGGCGCTGGTGGTGACGACGCTGGGCACCAGCGAGGACGAGCAGCGCCTGGAGCTGCTGGGCGGCATGGCCTTCAAGCGCTTCATGCTGCACTACAACTTCCCGCCGTTCAGCGTGAACGAGACCAAGCCGCTGCGCGGCCCGGGTCGTCGCGAGGTCGGCCACGGCGCGCTGGCCGAGCGCGCCCTGCGCAACATGGCGCCCAAGAGCGACTCGTTCCCGTACACCATCCGCCTGGTGTCGGACATCCTGGAGTCCAACGGCTCCTCGTCCATGGCCTCGGTGTGCGGTGGCACGCTGGCGCTGATGGACGCGGGCGTGCCCATCAAGGCGCCGGTGGCCGGCATCGCCATGGGCCTGGTGAAGGAGGGCGACAAGGTCGCCATCCTCTCGGACATCCTCGGTGACGAGGACCACCTGGGCGACATGGACTTCAAGGTGTGCGGCACCTCGAAGGGCATCACCTCCATCCAGATGGACATCAAGATCACCGGTCTCACCACGGAGATCATGAGCCGCGCGCTGGAGCAGGCGCGTCAGGGCCGCATCCACATCCTGGGCGAGATGCTCAAGGCGATGCCCGAGGCCCGCAAGGAGATCAGCCAGTACGCTCCTCGCATCACCACCATCCAGATCCGTCCCGAGTACATCAAGAACGTCATCGGGCCGGGCGGCAAGGTCATCAAGGACATCATCGCGCGCACGGGCGCCTCGATTAACATCGAGGACTCGGGCCGGGTGGACATCGCGAGCGCCAACAGCGACGCGGTGAAGGCCGCCATCGCGATGATCCAGGCGCTCACGCGCGAGGCGGAGATCGGGAAGATCTACACGGGCACGGTGCGGAAGATCGCCGAGTTCGGCGCCTTCGTGGAGCTGTTCCCGGGCACCGACGGCCTCATCCACATCTCCGAGCTGTCGGACAAGCGCGTCAAGAGCGTGTCGGACGTGCTGAAGGAGGGCGACGAGGTGCTGGTGAAGGTGGTCAGCATCGACAAGACGGGCAAGATCCGCCTGTCGCGCAAGGAGGCCATGGCCGAGCGCGCCGCCGCTCAGCAGCAGACCACGCCGCCCACGGGTGACGGGGCTCCGGCCGCCGCGCCCACCACGCCTCCGACCGCGAAGGCCTGAGCAGGCTAGCAAGCTCCTCGGGTTGAGCCTGAGGAGCGGGTGCTCTCACGTCGCCCTCTTCCACCTCGGTGGGGGAGGGCGTTCGTGTTTCTGGAGGGCCGGGCTGGGTCACTTGGCACCTGGAGCCAATCCGGGGAAAAATCCTCCCTGCTGCCCGTGCGTTGAAGGCGCGAGCACGCTCCCGGAGCCCTCGTGTCCCTGCGCCCGCTGACGCCTCCCGCCCAGCCGTCCGGCCCTCTGTCGGGGCTGTCGCGCTTCATCGGCGGCTTCCGCTGGGCCTTCATGCCGCTGGGGCTGCTGGCCCTGGTCGCGGTGGGGGTTCACGCCGCGGCGGACACGCTCGATGACCGGTTGCTGACGCTGGTGGACATGGCGGATGCCGCCTTCGACCGGCTGGTGGGGTCCTCCACCGTCACCGAAGGGCTGGTGGACTTCGTGTCGCTCGAGCAGCGCACCCTCATTGCCCGTGCGCTGGCGCTGGTGTGGGAGCTGTCCGTGGACCTGGTGCTGGCCCTGCCCGCGCTGGGCTATCGCGAGTCCAAGGCGAAGGAGGAGGAGCCGTGGCGCAAGTACCTGGCGCAGGACACGCGCCCCACCTGGCGCCAGCTCTTCCAGCGGTCGCTGCGCAAGCCCACCACGATGCGCTGGACGCGCCCGTTGGCAACGGCCGCGGTGGTGCTCGCCGGGGCGTGTGCGGTGGCGCGGCTCGTCCAAGGCACGGTGTACCTCTCC containing:
- the rpsO gene encoding 30S ribosomal protein S15, encoding MSLHQERKSELVTKFRTHETDTGSPEVQVALLSERINMLTEHFKTHKKDHHSRRGLLKLVGQRRRLLDYLKTKDTVRYRKLIEGLGIRK
- the pnp gene encoding polyribonucleotide nucleotidyltransferase, with translation MLKKSVKIGDSELSIETGRLAKQADGSVVVRYGDTMLLVTAVSAREKKDVDFLPLTVEYQEKLYSAGRIPGSYFKREGRLTEKETLASRLVDRSARPLFPEGYAYETQIIAGVISADPENEGDIHGITGASAALWVSDIPFNGPIAGIRVGRVEGKFVANPTAKQREQSDIDLVMAVSREAIVMVEGGAEEVSEADMVAALEFGKQAVQPALDIQDELRRELGKTVRSYEKQASIDEGLKAKVRELAWDGIVKGYTIKEKGARYETLGKAKKETVAKLKEQLGETFTPTVEKHAKQVVEDLKYEHMRQLTVDGGRIGARGHAEVRKITCEVGVLPRTHGSAVFTRGETQALVVTTLGTSEDEQRLELLGGMAFKRFMLHYNFPPFSVNETKPLRGPGRREVGHGALAERALRNMAPKSDSFPYTIRLVSDILESNGSSSMASVCGGTLALMDAGVPIKAPVAGIAMGLVKEGDKVAILSDILGDEDHLGDMDFKVCGTSKGITSIQMDIKITGLTTEIMSRALEQARQGRIHILGEMLKAMPEARKEISQYAPRITTIQIRPEYIKNVIGPGGKVIKDIIARTGASINIEDSGRVDIASANSDAVKAAIAMIQALTREAEIGKIYTGTVRKIAEFGAFVELFPGTDGLIHISELSDKRVKSVSDVLKEGDEVLVKVVSIDKTGKIRLSRKEAMAERAAAQQQTTPPTGDGAPAAAPTTPPTAKA